In one window of Haloprofundus halophilus DNA:
- a CDS encoding DUF3311 domain-containing protein — protein sequence MTRQKADYLWVVVFAVLVVFAVPWFLWGDSRVVAGLPLWLWWHVGWMGVASVAFYAFTRGAWDRGMGVTRG from the coding sequence GTGACCCGACAGAAAGCCGATTACCTCTGGGTGGTGGTGTTCGCAGTGCTCGTCGTCTTCGCCGTGCCGTGGTTCCTCTGGGGGGACAGCCGCGTCGTCGCCGGGTTGCCGCTGTGGCTCTGGTGGCACGTCGGTTGGATGGGCGTCGCGAGCGTCGCGTTCTACGCGTTCACCCGCGGCGCGTGGGACCGCGGCATGGGGGTGACCCGTGGTTAG
- a CDS encoding NAD(P)/FAD-dependent oxidoreductase — protein sequence MISVVGGGIAGLACAYRLQQHGHDVRVFEASDQVGGLAAVYETRGDPIEKFYHHLSKSEETIVELAEELGVGDELEWLIGKNGYYFNGAVYPMDTPWEILAFPHLSVYDKFRLTMLTQEIDVRGGRPKFDTYENLEDFEHVPLKEFIVDHTTQGVYDNFFEPLLDAKFGSRKDDVSAAWLLGRVKFRGERDLLRGEILGYFQGGFAPFVDALVDAVGRENIVTNARVTELETGDDGVESITVEGDGAVEGDGAVEGDAESSDVAEAAEATDGGVASAAAESAVTDATTYETDAVVCATMPNVLEGLTGYQCDIDFQGAVCAVVTMDEQLTDTYWLNVAHDAPFGALIEHTNFVPPERYGGDHLLYIASYIQDYEEELWQMSDEEVEETWLSELETMFPNFHRRLVSEFRLARNPRAAPVYERGYRDMVVPYDLSDDIGEGVYYAGMASAAQYPERSLNGGIVAGYECADRIDEKGRVD from the coding sequence ATGATAAGCGTCGTCGGCGGCGGCATCGCCGGACTCGCCTGCGCGTATCGCCTCCAACAGCACGGTCACGACGTGCGCGTCTTCGAGGCCAGCGACCAGGTCGGCGGTCTCGCGGCCGTCTACGAGACGAGGGGCGACCCGATAGAGAAGTTCTACCACCACCTCTCGAAGTCCGAGGAGACCATCGTCGAACTCGCCGAGGAGCTCGGCGTCGGCGACGAACTGGAGTGGCTCATCGGCAAGAACGGCTACTACTTCAACGGCGCGGTGTACCCGATGGACACCCCCTGGGAGATTCTCGCCTTCCCGCATCTGAGCGTCTACGACAAGTTCCGCCTCACGATGCTCACCCAGGAGATCGACGTACGCGGGGGCCGACCGAAGTTCGACACCTATGAGAACCTCGAAGACTTCGAACACGTCCCGCTGAAGGAGTTCATCGTCGACCACACGACCCAGGGCGTCTACGACAACTTCTTCGAACCGCTGCTCGACGCGAAGTTCGGCAGTCGGAAAGACGACGTGAGCGCGGCCTGGCTGCTCGGCCGCGTCAAGTTCCGCGGCGAGCGCGACCTGCTGCGCGGCGAGATTCTCGGCTACTTCCAGGGCGGGTTCGCCCCCTTCGTCGACGCGCTCGTCGACGCCGTCGGCCGCGAGAACATCGTCACGAACGCCCGCGTGACGGAACTGGAGACGGGCGACGACGGCGTGGAGTCGATAACCGTCGAGGGGGACGGAGCGGTCGAGGGAGACGGAGCGGTCGAGGGGGACGCCGAGTCGTCGGACGTCGCTGAGGCGGCGGAAGCGACGGACGGCGGTGTCGCGAGTGCGGCCGCCGAGTCGGCCGTCACGGACGCGACGACGTACGAGACCGACGCCGTCGTCTGCGCGACGATGCCGAACGTCTTGGAGGGGCTCACCGGCTACCAGTGCGACATCGACTTCCAGGGGGCGGTCTGTGCCGTCGTGACGATGGACGAGCAACTCACCGACACCTACTGGCTCAACGTCGCCCACGACGCGCCGTTCGGCGCGCTCATCGAGCACACGAACTTCGTCCCGCCGGAGCGCTACGGCGGCGACCATCTGCTGTACATCGCCAGCTACATCCAGGATTACGAGGAGGAGCTCTGGCAGATGTCCGACGAGGAGGTCGAGGAGACGTGGCTCTCGGAGTTGGAGACGATGTTCCCGAACTTCCACCGCCGCCTCGTCAGCGAGTTCCGTCTCGCGCGCAACCCCCGCGCCGCGCCCGTCTACGAGCGCGGCTACCGCGACATGGTCGTCCCCTACGACCTGAGCGACGACATCGGCGAGGGCGTCTACTACGCGGGGATGGCCAGCGCCGCGCAGTACCCCGAACGGAGCCTCAACGGCGGCATCGTCGCGGGCTACGAGTGCGCCGACCGAATCGACGAGAAGGGGCGGGTCGACTGA
- a CDS encoding DUF6149 family protein, translated as MKLRQNVRHFAAKQALTMPVVGDIATRKLVDLHVNIFGKKAEEGRREEREPHMEAFFDCTFDTYVAALDAGFPEAEAREITHVQANFDFYNHGWTEMMEIPTDELEAHYERYEEFFRRHDITIADPLGEFRTREIPDAPSTPEKLDDPEHPHAQGGFADDVYVEGDDGELRVGGREEPEDVDVGAAPGMQDLDDDEDARA; from the coding sequence ATGAAACTCCGTCAGAACGTCCGCCACTTCGCCGCCAAGCAGGCGCTCACCATGCCGGTCGTCGGCGACATCGCCACCAGAAAGCTCGTCGACCTCCACGTGAACATCTTCGGCAAGAAGGCCGAGGAGGGCCGCCGCGAGGAGCGCGAACCGCACATGGAGGCGTTCTTCGATTGCACGTTCGACACGTACGTCGCCGCGCTCGACGCGGGCTTTCCCGAGGCGGAGGCGCGCGAAATCACGCACGTCCAGGCGAACTTCGACTTCTACAACCACGGCTGGACGGAGATGATGGAGATTCCGACCGACGAACTCGAAGCCCACTACGAGCGCTACGAGGAGTTCTTCCGGCGGCACGACATCACCATCGCCGACCCGCTGGGCGAGTTCCGAACGCGCGAGATTCCGGACGCGCCGTCGACGCCGGAGAAGCTCGACGACCCCGAACACCCGCACGCCCAGGGCGGGTTCGCCGACGACGTGTACGTCGAAGGCGACGACGGCGAACTCCGCGTCGGCGGCCGAGAGGAACCCGAAGACGTCGACGTCGGCGCCGCGCCGGGGATGCAGGACCTCGACGACGACGAAGACGCTCGCGCGTAG
- a CDS encoding GNAT family N-acetyltransferase has protein sequence MPGAVVVRDERVTLRTFETEDIPFLQRAHANPEIRYPMGNPLKSQAELESWTDDAADRFVACLDDGTAAPGDADDARVTPIGVVTVEDANWRRPELTYWLVPERHGDGYGTEAVSLAIDYTFRTYAHPAVGACAYESNDASRGLLESLGFVEEGRTRMAFYTDGEYVDTVQYGLLRSEWDAANE, from the coding sequence ATGCCCGGCGCAGTCGTCGTTCGCGATGAACGAGTCACTCTGCGAACGTTCGAGACGGAAGATATCCCATTTCTCCAGCGAGCGCACGCCAACCCCGAGATTCGGTATCCGATGGGGAATCCGCTGAAGAGCCAAGCGGAACTCGAAAGCTGGACCGACGACGCGGCAGACCGATTCGTCGCCTGTCTCGACGACGGGACCGCCGCTCCCGGCGACGCCGACGATGCCCGCGTCACGCCCATCGGTGTCGTCACCGTCGAGGACGCTAACTGGCGTCGCCCGGAACTGACGTACTGGTTGGTTCCCGAGCGCCACGGCGACGGCTACGGGACGGAGGCAGTGTCGCTGGCTATCGACTACACCTTCCGAACCTACGCGCACCCGGCGGTCGGCGCGTGCGCATACGAGAGCAACGACGCCTCTCGGGGACTGCTGGAGTCGCTCGGATTCGTCGAAGAAGGTCGAACGCGAATGGCTTTCTACACCGACGGCGAGTACGTCGATACGGTTCAGTACGGGTTGCTCCGCAGCGAGTGGGACGCCGCGAACGAGTGA
- the mptA gene encoding GTP cyclohydrolase MptA, translating to MSHQLPDVQASQPDVTVGLSQVGVTGVEKLVKLARDGKRPIVLMAEFEVFVDLPATRKGADMSRNMEVIDETLEAAVEEPSYRVEDVCGDAAERLLEKHDYTSTADVRMTAELVTRERTPASDKQTQGTATIIASAVATEEGTREEIGARVTGMTVCPCSQGMSASRAREELADLGVDDETVEQFLDAVPQPGHSQRGHATFTVTSEGSPDVDLMDIIDVARDSMSARIYNLAKRPDEDYMTFHAHANAKFVEDCVRSMAEDAVGRFDQLPDDAVIHMKQSNDESIHQHNAHAEREVTMEQLRSELDR from the coding sequence ATGAGTCACCAGTTGCCTGACGTGCAGGCAAGTCAGCCCGACGTCACCGTCGGACTCAGTCAGGTCGGCGTCACGGGCGTCGAGAAACTCGTGAAACTCGCCCGAGACGGGAAGCGGCCCATCGTCCTGATGGCCGAGTTCGAGGTGTTCGTCGACCTCCCGGCGACGCGCAAGGGCGCGGACATGAGCCGGAACATGGAGGTCATCGACGAGACGCTCGAAGCCGCCGTCGAGGAGCCGAGCTACCGCGTCGAGGACGTCTGCGGCGACGCCGCCGAGCGCCTGCTGGAGAAACACGACTACACCTCGACGGCCGACGTTCGGATGACCGCCGAACTCGTCACCCGCGAGCGGACGCCCGCCAGCGACAAACAGACGCAGGGCACCGCGACCATTATCGCCAGCGCCGTCGCCACCGAGGAGGGCACCCGCGAGGAGATCGGCGCGCGCGTCACCGGTATGACGGTCTGTCCCTGCTCGCAGGGGATGTCGGCCTCTCGCGCCCGCGAGGAGCTCGCCGACCTCGGCGTCGACGACGAGACGGTCGAGCAGTTCCTGGACGCGGTCCCGCAACCGGGCCACTCCCAGCGCGGCCACGCCACGTTCACCGTGACGAGCGAGGGCTCGCCCGACGTGGACCTCATGGACATCATCGACGTCGCCCGCGACTCGATGAGCGCGCGCATCTACAACCTCGCGAAGCGTCCCGACGAGGATTACATGACCTTCCACGCGCACGCGAACGCGAAGTTCGTCGAGGACTGCGTCCGCTCGATGGCCGAGGACGCCGTCGGCCGGTTCGACCAACTGCCGGACGACGCGGTCATCCACATGAAGCAGTCGAACGACGAGTCCATCCACCAGCACAACGCCCACGCAGAGCGGGAAGTGACGATGGAGCAGTTGCGGAGCGAACTCGACCGCTGA
- a CDS encoding TrmB family transcriptional regulator, producing the protein MASLRDLGLSEYEARSYRALLRTGPTTAKELSRASDVPMGRIYDVLNSLEQYSLVRSQAASRPKKYVGVEPDAALDRLLEDKRRELEEKAQQYEGIVDELVDELDAGEPVEGQFWTAAVGPGETMDLLVERLATADNHVVMVAATPSPQFDLGTVSEAVVDELAAALDRGVSVSLLMTPELVATLPPSVGERYTEGLSEHPQFEVRTSENVTGTFNLIDDVEVCIEVPNPLDPGEALAMIDLKDPEFAADVRAVFDPRWEAADPLSF; encoded by the coding sequence ATGGCGAGTCTCCGAGACCTTGGACTGTCCGAGTACGAGGCGCGTTCGTACCGAGCGCTCCTTCGGACGGGTCCGACAACGGCTAAGGAGTTGTCACGGGCTAGCGACGTACCGATGGGCCGCATCTACGACGTGCTCAACAGCCTCGAACAGTACAGTCTCGTCCGGAGTCAGGCGGCGAGTCGACCCAAGAAGTACGTGGGCGTCGAACCGGACGCCGCGCTGGACCGGCTGCTCGAAGACAAGCGCCGCGAACTCGAGGAGAAGGCTCAACAGTACGAGGGCATCGTCGACGAGTTGGTCGACGAACTCGACGCGGGCGAACCCGTCGAGGGGCAGTTCTGGACGGCCGCCGTCGGCCCGGGCGAGACGATGGACCTGCTCGTCGAGCGACTGGCGACGGCCGACAACCACGTCGTGATGGTGGCGGCGACGCCCTCGCCGCAGTTCGACCTCGGGACGGTGAGCGAAGCCGTCGTCGACGAACTGGCCGCGGCGTTGGACCGCGGCGTCTCCGTCTCGCTGCTGATGACGCCGGAGCTGGTGGCGACGCTTCCGCCGAGCGTCGGCGAGCGCTACACGGAGGGGCTGTCGGAACACCCGCAGTTCGAGGTGCGGACGAGCGAGAACGTGACGGGGACGTTCAACCTCATCGACGACGTGGAGGTGTGCATCGAGGTGCCGAATCCGCTGGACCCGGGCGAGGCGCTGGCGATGATAGACCTGAAGGACCCCGAGTTCGCCGCCGACGTCCGCGCCGTGTTCGACCCGCGCTGGGAGGCGGCGGACCCGCTCTCGTTCTGA
- a CDS encoding DUF7124 domain-containing protein, with the protein MQGGGSNDMTLAFELEALKRLADPNTVFNDARQWTKYVGVVSEKPTYVVTNFTRKERIRQDFFSGPRGVEESLENVKRQFDTDRHVFVGTTEEDRELAEATDWEYLPLEQAAEAAGWDLAGDAPEEDPFDGETRDDWP; encoded by the coding sequence ATGCAAGGCGGCGGCTCAAACGATATGACCCTCGCGTTCGAGTTGGAGGCGCTGAAACGGCTCGCCGACCCGAACACGGTGTTCAACGACGCTCGACAGTGGACCAAATACGTCGGCGTCGTCAGCGAGAAACCGACGTACGTGGTGACGAACTTCACGCGCAAAGAGCGCATCCGACAGGACTTCTTCTCGGGACCGCGCGGCGTCGAGGAGAGCCTCGAAAACGTCAAGCGCCAGTTCGACACCGACCGGCACGTGTTCGTCGGGACCACGGAGGAGGACCGCGAACTCGCCGAGGCGACCGACTGGGAGTATCTCCCGCTCGAACAGGCCGCGGAGGCGGCGGGGTGGGACCTCGCGGGCGACGCGCCCGAGGAAGACCCCTTCGACGGGGAGACGCGCGACGACTGGCCCTGA
- a CDS encoding NAD(P)/FAD-dependent oxidoreductase, whose product MTESYVIIGDGIAGSSAAETLREEAPDAEVTVITDEGEALYNRILIKEFAKGKLPEAPISIHDESWYDERDIDLRLNTHVKRIDPDAHEITTHEDETLAYDKLLVATGGTPTQLPVDNSDAEGVHHFWTFQDARRIRESADSGENAVIVGAGLLGIDLAAICGAQGVSAKYLMRGNAWWRYALSEEGAEIMHEAMRDVGVEPVFDSGVDHFEVDDDGRVTGAVDPNGDHYDCDWAGVAIGLNFNTEILQGTGVKQDDGVVVDQYMQSSVDDIYAAGDLTRFYDTILGEYAQNGSWGSAREQGSIAGHNMVHGEEKEFRWVSSYSITHFDFPFLSFGHPTIGDEEAERKYSDTEWRRIAFKDGKVVGGVLIGDLSAQSALKKLMREERVVADQADVLLEKKIDLDDLAATQEQ is encoded by the coding sequence ATGACCGAATCGTACGTGATTATCGGCGACGGTATCGCGGGTAGTTCCGCGGCGGAGACGCTCCGCGAGGAGGCACCGGACGCCGAAGTCACCGTTATCACGGACGAGGGTGAAGCCCTCTACAATCGGATTCTCATCAAAGAGTTCGCCAAAGGCAAACTGCCGGAGGCACCCATTTCGATTCACGACGAGTCGTGGTACGACGAACGCGACATCGACCTGCGTCTCAACACGCACGTCAAGAGGATCGACCCCGACGCCCACGAGATCACGACGCACGAAGACGAGACGCTGGCGTACGACAAACTGCTCGTCGCTACCGGCGGCACGCCGACGCAGTTGCCCGTCGACAACTCCGACGCCGAGGGCGTCCACCACTTCTGGACGTTTCAGGACGCCCGGCGCATCCGCGAGAGCGCCGACTCGGGCGAGAACGCCGTCATCGTCGGTGCCGGCCTCCTCGGCATCGACCTCGCGGCCATCTGCGGGGCGCAGGGCGTCTCCGCGAAGTACCTGATGCGCGGGAACGCCTGGTGGCGCTACGCGCTCTCGGAGGAGGGCGCCGAAATCATGCACGAGGCAATGCGCGACGTAGGCGTCGAACCCGTCTTCGACAGCGGCGTCGACCACTTCGAGGTCGACGACGACGGCCGCGTCACCGGTGCGGTCGACCCCAACGGCGACCACTACGACTGCGACTGGGCGGGCGTCGCCATCGGGCTGAACTTCAACACCGAAATCCTCCAAGGAACGGGCGTCAAACAGGACGACGGCGTCGTCGTCGACCAGTACATGCAGTCGAGCGTCGACGACATCTACGCGGCGGGCGACCTGACGCGCTTCTACGACACCATCCTCGGCGAGTACGCCCAGAACGGGTCGTGGGGCAGCGCGCGCGAACAGGGCTCCATCGCGGGCCACAACATGGTCCACGGCGAGGAGAAGGAGTTCCGCTGGGTCTCGTCGTACTCCATCACTCACTTCGACTTCCCGTTCCTCTCGTTCGGCCACCCGACCATCGGCGACGAGGAAGCGGAGCGCAAGTACTCCGACACCGAGTGGCGGCGCATCGCGTTCAAAGACGGCAAAGTCGTCGGCGGCGTCCTCATCGGCGACCTCTCCGCGCAGAGCGCGCTGAAGAAGTTGATGCGCGAAGAGCGCGTCGTCGCCGACCAGGCCGACGTCCTCCTCGAGAAGAAGATCGACCTCGACGACCTCGCAGCGACCCAAGAGCAGTAA
- a CDS encoding ester cyclase → MSTSEENKALVRRYYEEAFNQERTGLLDELIAENVVNHDPLSDETLTAEEARGFEGFRRHVEVAHEAFPDATVTIEELIAEGDTVAVRFVFEGTHEGRFGGIEPTGNRVSGTNMGFFRVDDGKIVERWLESDDLELLEQLGVAGPVAQ, encoded by the coding sequence ATGTCGACATCAGAGGAAAACAAGGCGCTCGTTCGAAGGTACTACGAGGAGGCGTTCAACCAAGAACGAACCGGCCTCCTCGACGAGCTAATCGCCGAGAACGTCGTCAACCACGACCCGCTGTCGGACGAGACGCTCACCGCCGAGGAGGCGCGCGGCTTCGAGGGGTTCCGACGCCACGTCGAAGTCGCTCACGAGGCGTTTCCGGACGCGACCGTGACGATAGAAGAGCTGATCGCGGAAGGGGACACCGTCGCCGTTCGGTTCGTCTTCGAGGGAACCCACGAGGGACGGTTCGGCGGGATCGAACCCACCGGGAATCGGGTTTCGGGGACCAACATGGGTTTCTTCCGCGTCGACGACGGGAAAATCGTCGAGCGATGGCTCGAGTCGGATGATCTGGAACTGCTCGAACAACTGGGCGTCGCGGGACCGGTCGCGCAGTAG
- the dnaG gene encoding DNA primase DnaG, translating to MEDTAKYLIHASVTADGVVERSDVVGAVFGQTEGLLGDDLDLRDLQQGSKIGRIDVEIDSENGQSFGRITIASSLDKVETAILAAALESITRVGPCQAHAEVVDIEDVRSAKRREVVDRAKELLSEAFDDSVMTSREILEEVRESVRVEDITEYHGLPAGPRVADSDAIVVVEGRADILTLLRYGIKNGVAVEGTNVPDSVAELTENRTVTAFLDGDRGGELILRELAQVGNVDYVAFAPPGRSVEDLARHEVMSALRDKVPYDAVAGDNDVRSTVAATDGSSTPAPEPPSDPRTESPEATDAPATPSPAVGETADEPTAEDPADGTEPRRDETTNGEEGGAGSVDTELDSDAGDGAEASADASQSSLPPEPKSLREHVVEVIDESSGLVRLLDADLDLLTEGEQSTAFDALVDADLVPYAVVVDGELDQRLLDVAAQRGVDHVVARSTGEFVKKPVDVRIRTAAQLQRANT from the coding sequence ATGGAAGACACTGCGAAATATCTCATTCACGCTTCGGTAACCGCCGACGGGGTGGTCGAACGAAGCGACGTGGTCGGAGCGGTCTTCGGGCAGACCGAAGGCCTCCTCGGCGACGACCTGGACCTCCGCGACCTCCAGCAAGGTTCGAAGATCGGACGGATAGACGTCGAAATCGACAGCGAGAACGGGCAGTCGTTCGGGCGGATAACCATCGCCAGCAGTCTCGACAAGGTAGAGACGGCGATTCTCGCGGCCGCGCTAGAGAGTATCACGCGCGTCGGCCCGTGTCAGGCGCACGCGGAGGTCGTCGACATCGAAGACGTGCGGAGCGCCAAGCGGCGCGAGGTCGTCGACCGGGCGAAGGAACTGCTCTCGGAGGCGTTCGACGACAGCGTGATGACGAGCCGCGAGATTCTCGAAGAGGTGCGCGAGAGCGTCCGCGTCGAGGATATCACGGAGTACCACGGCTTGCCCGCGGGTCCGCGCGTCGCCGACTCCGACGCCATCGTGGTCGTCGAGGGGCGCGCGGACATCCTGACGCTGCTCCGATACGGCATCAAAAACGGCGTCGCGGTCGAGGGGACGAACGTCCCCGACAGCGTCGCCGAACTGACCGAAAACCGGACCGTCACCGCCTTTCTCGACGGTGACCGCGGCGGCGAACTCATCCTCCGCGAACTGGCGCAGGTCGGCAACGTCGACTACGTCGCCTTCGCGCCGCCGGGCCGCTCCGTCGAGGACCTCGCGCGCCACGAGGTGATGTCGGCGCTGCGCGACAAGGTTCCGTACGACGCCGTCGCCGGCGACAACGACGTTCGGTCGACCGTCGCGGCGACCGACGGCAGTTCGACGCCCGCCCCGGAGCCGCCGTCGGACCCTCGAACGGAGTCGCCGGAAGCGACTGACGCTCCGGCGACTCCCTCCCCCGCTGTAGGGGAGACGGCCGACGAACCGACCGCCGAGGACCCCGCCGACGGCACCGAACCGAGGCGCGACGAGACGACCAACGGCGAAGAGGGCGGTGCCGGCAGCGTCGACACGGAGCTCGACAGCGACGCCGGAGACGGGGCGGAGGCGAGCGCAGACGCCTCGCAGTCGTCGCTCCCGCCGGAACCGAAGAGCCTCAGAGAACACGTCGTCGAGGTCATCGACGAGTCGAGCGGTCTCGTTCGACTGCTCGACGCCGACCTGGACCTGCTGACGGAAGGCGAGCAGTCGACGGCGTTCGACGCGCTCGTCGACGCCGACCTGGTGCCGTACGCGGTCGTCGTCGACGGCGAACTCGACCAGCGCCTGCTCGACGTCGCCGCACAGCGCGGCGTCGACCACGTCGTCGCCCGTTCGACCGGCGAGTTCGTCAAGAAACCCGTCGACGTTCGGATCCGGACCGCGGCGCAGTTGCAGCGCGCGAACACGTAG
- a CDS encoding ABC transporter ATP-binding protein, whose protein sequence is MDAYTDGGGPTEDTVVSLSGVYKVYELGEPVPVLDDVSLKVPRGSYTSIMGPSGSGKSTLLNLIGCLDTPTAGEIRIDGTNVTKLSDSERANVRGEKIGFVFQTFNLMPRLTALENVAMPLSFRDVSREERTKRAESLLADVGLADRVNHKPTELSGGQRQRVAIARALVNDPAIILADEPTGSLDSETSRQIMRLFEELYQRGNTILMVTHERDIAEHAERIVHVLDGEIERIEELGEKRRIPSVDETKPVQNPGEGATEGEAWTS, encoded by the coding sequence ATGGACGCATACACCGACGGTGGAGGACCGACCGAAGACACCGTCGTGTCACTGTCGGGGGTATACAAAGTCTACGAACTCGGTGAGCCGGTGCCGGTACTCGACGACGTCTCCCTGAAGGTGCCGCGAGGGTCGTACACGAGCATCATGGGCCCGAGCGGCTCCGGCAAGAGTACGCTTCTCAACCTCATCGGCTGTTTAGACACGCCCACGGCAGGCGAGATTCGAATCGACGGGACAAACGTGACGAAACTGTCCGACTCCGAGCGGGCGAACGTCCGCGGCGAGAAGATCGGATTCGTCTTTCAGACGTTCAACTTGATGCCGCGGTTGACGGCGCTGGAGAACGTCGCCATGCCGCTGTCGTTTCGCGACGTATCGCGGGAGGAGCGGACGAAGCGAGCCGAGTCGCTCCTGGCCGACGTCGGACTGGCTGACCGAGTCAACCACAAGCCGACGGAGCTCTCGGGCGGGCAGCGCCAGCGCGTCGCCATCGCCCGCGCGCTCGTCAACGACCCGGCCATCATCCTCGCGGACGAACCGACCGGGAGTCTCGACAGCGAGACGAGTCGGCAGATAATGCGGCTGTTCGAGGAACTGTACCAGCGCGGCAACACGATTCTGATGGTGACCCACGAGCGGGACATCGCCGAGCACGCCGAGCGAATCGTCCACGTTCTCGACGGCGAGATAGAACGCATCGAGGAACTCGGCGAGAAGCGACGGATTCCGTCAGTGGACGAGACGAAGCCGGTCCAGAATCCCGGTGAGGGAGCTACCGAGGGAGAAGCGTGGACCTCCTAG
- a CDS encoding ABC transporter permease, whose amino-acid sequence MDLLESLRMSWRSIVGHKLRSTLTTLGVIIGVAAVIAFVTLGASLQADIVNTIAGDNQDVMYVSASSQTQSDIPQLGQGGQSVFTQYDVQQIRQIEGVAAAVPVGGIATAQVRYRNDSVGRQWVTVSRPQYFELKGQRIVEGRPYQSGQREVVLNRPAVRMFAENVTVGENITLTRAANGQPINATVVGIAEGSQEGAGALTGGAQPSIYAPTNPFYERAVISPNTDQQQRVYSQVLVSAGSIQEIEAVQGRIISYLTEQSDARVLKAEGYQFEVTTYDQLVDQIQQVSSTFTAYITGIAVISLIVGAIGIANIMLVSVTERTREIGIMKAVGAKRRDIMQLFLLEAILLGLFGSVFGALVGISGGYAATVLIDLPLRIRPLWFVVSVVVGPLVGVFAGLYPAWSASTVDPIDALRHE is encoded by the coding sequence GTGGACCTCCTAGAGAGCCTCCGGATGAGTTGGCGGAGCATCGTCGGCCACAAACTCCGTTCGACGCTGACGACGCTCGGCGTCATCATCGGCGTCGCCGCCGTCATCGCGTTCGTCACCCTCGGGGCGAGTCTGCAGGCAGATATCGTCAACACCATCGCCGGGGACAACCAGGACGTGATGTACGTCTCGGCGTCCTCGCAGACGCAGAGCGACATCCCGCAGCTCGGGCAGGGCGGACAGTCGGTGTTCACCCAGTACGACGTCCAGCAGATCCGCCAGATAGAGGGCGTCGCAGCCGCCGTCCCCGTCGGTGGGATCGCGACCGCACAGGTGCGGTACAGAAACGACTCGGTGGGGAGGCAGTGGGTGACGGTATCGCGGCCGCAGTACTTCGAGCTGAAAGGTCAACGGATCGTCGAGGGACGACCGTACCAGTCGGGGCAGCGGGAGGTGGTGTTGAATCGGCCTGCGGTCCGGATGTTCGCCGAGAACGTCACCGTCGGTGAGAACATCACGCTCACCCGAGCGGCGAACGGACAGCCGATAAACGCCACCGTCGTCGGTATCGCCGAGGGCTCTCAGGAGGGGGCGGGCGCGCTCACCGGCGGTGCGCAACCGAGCATCTACGCGCCCACGAACCCGTTCTACGAGCGAGCGGTCATCAGTCCCAACACGGACCAACAGCAGCGTGTGTACTCGCAGGTACTCGTGAGCGCCGGCAGCATTCAGGAGATAGAGGCGGTCCAGGGTCGGATCATCTCGTACCTGACAGAGCAGTCCGACGCTCGGGTTCTCAAAGCCGAGGGCTACCAGTTCGAGGTGACGACGTACGACCAACTCGTCGACCAGATTCAGCAGGTCAGTAGCACGTTCACCGCGTACATCACCGGTATCGCGGTCATCTCGCTCATCGTCGGTGCCATCGGTATCGCCAACATCATGCTCGTCAGCGTCACCGAGCGGACGCGCGAGATCGGCATCATGAAAGCGGTCGGCGCCAAGCGCCGCGACATCATGCAGTTGTTCCTCCTGGAGGCGATACTGCTCGGGCTGTTCGGCTCCGTCTTCGGTGCACTGGTAGGCATCAGCGGCGGGTACGCCGCGACGGTACTCATCGACCTCCCGCTGCGGATCCGTCCGCTCTGGTTCGTCGTCTCCGTCGTGGTCGGACCGCTCGTCGGGGTGTTCGCCGGTCTCTATCCCGCCTGGAGCGCGTCGACGGTCGACCCGATAGATGCACTCAGACACGAGTGA